In the genome of Candoia aspera isolate rCanAsp1 chromosome 1, rCanAsp1.hap2, whole genome shotgun sequence, one region contains:
- the MRPL19 gene encoding large ribosomal subunit protein bL19m yields MAALSGKLCPLRGGRCRCLSLSVGRLSSKDGESERFKPPPKPIIIDELKQQATEKRFLSPEFIPPRQRANPFKFFLERKYMIQRRKVINIPEFYVGSILAVSATDPYSNGKCNTFVGLCIQRSGKGLGATFILRNVIIGQGVEICYELYNPLIHEIKVLKLEKRLDDNLMYLRDALPEFSTVDVNMKPLSYILYDEVPVNKMKVKMKPKPWSKRWEHPKYNIQGINFDEYLTEKDKERIKKWEMPWREFDMMLEYDTSKIEKEIQKEVNEELNKR; encoded by the exons ATGGCGGCTCTTTCGGGGAAGCTTTGCCCGCTACGTGGTGGGCGCTGCA GGTGCCTTTCTTTATCCGTTGGACGGCTTAGCAGTAAAGATGGAGAATCAGAGCGATTTAAACCACCTCCAAAGCCAATCATTATTGATGAATTGAAACAACAAGCAACAGAAAAACG GTTCTTGAGTCCTGAATTCATCCCTCCACGGCAGAGAGCAAATCCTTTTAAATtcttccttgaaagaaaatatatgataCAGAGAAGAAAAGTAATCAATATTCCAGAATTTTATGTCG GAAGTATACTTGCTGTTTCTGCAACAGATCCCTATTCCAATGGAAAGTGCAACACTTTTGTAGGACTTTGCATTCAGCGATCAGGAAAGGGTCTTGGTGCAACCTTCATACTTCGAAATGTAATAATTGGACAAG GTGTTGAAATCTGCTATGAATTATATAATCCTCTAATCCATGAGATCAAAGTTTTGAAGTTGGAGAAGCGACTAGATGATAACTTGATGTATTTACGGGATGCCCTGCCGGAGTTCAGCACTGTTGATGTAAACATGAAGCCACTGTCTTACATACTTTACGATGAAGTTCCTGTCAACAAG ATGAAGGTCAAAATGAAGCCTAAACCCTGGTCAAAACGCTGGGAACATCCAAAATACAATATCCAGGGCATCAACTTTGATGAATATCTtacagaaaaagacaaagaaagaattaaaaaatgggaaatgccTTGGAGAGAATTTGATATGATGCTAGAGTATGACACATCGAAGATTGAAAAGGAAATCCAGAAAGAAGTGAATGAAGAGCTGAATAAAAGATAG